From Vicinamibacterales bacterium:
TAGCGCTGTCCGTTGACCTCGACGTGCACGACTCGCGGCTCGGCCATCTCGCCGGCTCCTAGAGCTTGAGCGTGTCGAGCTCCGCCAGTATTTCGGTGACTCGGGAGCGGATGAGGTCGCGCTCTTCCTTCAGGGCGGTCACCTCGGAGCCCGTCACCTCGGCCTGACTGGCGCGCTCCTGCAAGGCGGCGACCTCGCGCTGGAGCCGGCCGTTCTCCTCGGTGAGCTTCGAGTGCTCGCCCTTCAGGCGCGCGATGGTGCTCACGAGCAGCTTGATCTTCTCTTCGAGCCGATCGAACGGCTCCACCCCCACGCCCACCGACTTCACCATGCTGGTCTCCCGCCCCCGCTACCGTTGCTCGGCGCCGAAGGCGGCCTGCACCGCCGCGATCGCCGCCGCCGTCGCCGACCCGACTTCCTCGTCCGTCAGGGTGCGATCGGGCGCCTGGAACGTCAGGCGCAACGACACGCTCACCTTGCCGGCCGGGATGCCGCGCCCCTGGTACCGATCGAACTCCCGTACGGATACGAGCGTCGTCGGCGCGGCGCGTCGGATCGTGTCACGAACCGCCGCCGCCGACAAGGCGTCGTCGACCAGCAGCGACACGTCCCGCGCGCTGGCGGGGAAGCGTGGCAGCGGTGCGACGCGCGCGGGGCCCGACGGCGTCGTCGCCGCGATGGCATCCAGGTCGAGCTCGAGCACGTAGACCGGGTCGCGCGGGATCTCGCGGGCGGCCGCCACGTCCGGCGAGAGCTGGCCGCACAGGCCCACCGGCCGATCGCCTGCGGTCACGCTCGCGCCTCGGCCGTCGACGAGCGCCGGGTGCGCGACCGGGCCGACGTCGAGCCTCACGCCCAGCGCGGCACCGACGTTCTCGACGGCGCCTTTCACGTCGAAGAAGTCCACCTCGCGCCGTCCGCCGCTCCAGTGATCGCCGGCGGCCTCGCCCGTCCATGCCGCGGCAAGCGCGCGACGCTCGCCGTGGTCCGTGAACGCCGTCGCGATCTCGAACAGCCGCACGTCGCGCCGGCCGTGGCGGCGGTTGTGGCTGATCGCGTCCACGACGCCAGGCAGCACGCTCGGCCGCATCACGGCGAACGTCTCCGATAGCGGGTTCGCGAGGGCCAGCGGCGGCGTGGCGCCCGCGAACGGTGCGGCCGCGGCGGCTTCGACGAACGCGAAGCTGATGGCTTCGGAGAAGCCCATGGCCAGCATGGCCCGCCGGGCCGCCGCGTCGCGCGCGATGCGCGGGTCGGAGGGCGGCGGCGCCTGATGGACCGGCGGGAAGGTGGCCGGCAGGTGCTCGAAGCCGTGGTGGCGGCCGACTTCTTCGACCAGATCCTGCGGGCGGGCGATGTCCGGCCTCCAGCCCGGCACGGTCACGCGCCACCGGCCGGCACCGTCCGAGGCCGCCTCGACCTGGAAGCCGAGCGCCACGAGGATGCGCGTGACCTCGGCAGGCGGCACCGCCATGCCGAGCAGGCCCTCGACGTGGGCGTGCGCCAGGGGGACGACCGCCGGCACGAACGGCGCGGCGACGGCGTCCACCAGCGTGCCGTCGGCCGTACCGGCGCCGAGGATCTCGAGCAGCGCGCACGCGCGCGCCGTCGCCCGGGCCTGCAGGGTGCGGTCGGCGCCGCGCTCGAACCGTGTCGACGCTTCGGTCTTGAGGCCCAGCGCCTTGCTCGTCGCGCGAATCGATCGCGGGTGCCACCACGCGGCTTCGAGCACGATGCGCGCGGTCCCGTCCGTGACCTCGGAGTCGAGGCCACCCATCACGCCGCCGACGGCGACGGCACGCTCGGCGTCGGCGACGACCAGTTGCGGCGGAGCGAGCGTGCGGGTCTTGCCGTCCAGCGTGACCAGCGTCTCGCCGGCGCGCGCCTGGCGCACGACGATC
This genomic window contains:
- a CDS encoding cell division protein ZapB, which gives rise to MVKSVGVGVEPFDRLEEKIKLLVSTIARLKGEHSKLTEENGRLQREVAALQERASQAEVTGSEVTALKEERDLIRSRVTEILAELDTLKL
- the pheT gene encoding phenylalanine--tRNA ligase subunit beta; this encodes MKVLYSWLKDFVDVPDGPAEVGRRLSLRGLALEGLDPVAPGDMPPGTAAVADDAVLDFDVTANRPDCLSVIGIAREVATVYGVPLRVPDAARGDHLRLAALTPVDRASIGVRLDAPDLCPRFAGAAAAVRVAPSPAWVQRRLQALGVRPISNIVDVTNYVMLEMGQPMHAFDEARLAGGQIVVRQARAGETLVTLDGKTRTLAPPQLVVADAERAVAVGGVMGGLDSEVTDGTARIVLEAAWWHPRSIRATSKALGLKTEASTRFERGADRTLQARATARACALLEILGAGTADGTLVDAVAAPFVPAVVPLAHAHVEGLLGMAVPPAEVTRILVALGFQVEAASDGAGRWRVTVPGWRPDIARPQDLVEEVGRHHGFEHLPATFPPVHQAPPPSDPRIARDAAARRAMLAMGFSEAISFAFVEAAAAAPFAGATPPLALANPLSETFAVMRPSVLPGVVDAISHNRRHGRRDVRLFEIATAFTDHGERRALAAAWTGEAAGDHWSGGRREVDFFDVKGAVENVGAALGVRLDVGPVAHPALVDGRGASVTAGDRPVGLCGQLSPDVAAAREIPRDPVYVLELDLDAIAATTPSGPARVAPLPRFPASARDVSLLVDDALSAAAVRDTIRRAAPTTLVSVREFDRYQGRGIPAGKVSVSLRLTFQAPDRTLTDEEVGSATAAAIAAVQAAFGAEQR